Proteins from one Pontibacter korlensis genomic window:
- a CDS encoding tyrosine-type recombinase/integrase: MALQILERYQDHPQCLYDGRLLPVLSNQKMNAYLKEIADVCGIEKPITFHIVRHTFATTVTLLNGVSMESVSKMLGHTSLRTTQQ, from the coding sequence TTGGCACTGCAGATTCTGGAGCGTTACCAGGATCACCCACAATGCCTGTATGACGGCAGATTGCTACCTGTGCTCAGCAACCAAAAGATGAATGCCTACCTGAAGGAAATAGCTGACGTGTGCGGGATTGAAAAACCTATTACCTTTCATATTGTCCGACATACCTTTGCCACCACTGTGACGCTTCTAAACGGGGTGTCAATGGAAAGTGTCTCTAAAATGCTTGGCCACACCAGCCTAAGGACTACCCAGCAGTAA